A part of Magnetospirillum sp. ME-1 genomic DNA contains:
- a CDS encoding NAD(P)/FAD-dependent oxidoreductase: MHHVIVGAGPAGVTAAETIRELDPGAAITLVGDEPEPPYSRMAIPYLLTGKVGEEGTYLRKGPNHYERLGITLMPGRRMTGLDPKARRIALDGGETLAYDRLLLALGARPLRPAIEGLDLPGIHTCWTLADARRIAALAVPGSHVVLLGAGFVGTIVLEALALRQVSLTVVEMGDRMVPRMMDEVAGGMLKRWCEAKGVRVLTGTAIRRIAKAASPAAEARDSLVVELSDGSSLPAHLVVVSAGVRSNTEILAGSGIDLDHGILVNDHMRTSLAEIYAAGDVAQGRDFISGEAHVHAIQITAAAHGRVAAHNMTGNDQAYHGSLNMNVLDTLGLITCSFGAWQGNGGDCARLVDEAGFRYLRLEFDGAGDVVIGAQAVGTTDHVGALRGLIQSKRRLGAMKEKLLADPARFMTGFVQTLHR; encoded by the coding sequence ATGCATCACGTCATCGTCGGAGCCGGCCCCGCGGGGGTCACGGCGGCCGAAACCATCCGCGAACTGGACCCTGGGGCGGCCATCACCCTGGTGGGCGACGAGCCCGAGCCGCCCTATTCCCGCATGGCCATCCCCTATCTGCTGACCGGCAAGGTCGGCGAGGAAGGGACTTACCTGCGCAAGGGTCCCAACCATTATGAACGCCTCGGCATCACCCTGATGCCCGGACGGCGGATGACCGGCCTGGACCCAAAGGCCAGGCGCATCGCCCTGGATGGCGGCGAGACCCTGGCCTATGACCGCCTGCTGCTGGCGCTGGGCGCCCGGCCGCTGCGGCCCGCCATCGAGGGCCTGGACCTGCCCGGCATCCACACCTGCTGGACCCTGGCCGACGCAAGGCGCATCGCCGCCCTGGCCGTTCCCGGCTCGCATGTGGTGCTGCTGGGGGCCGGCTTCGTCGGCACCATCGTGCTGGAAGCCCTGGCCCTGCGTCAGGTCAGCCTGACCGTGGTGGAAATGGGCGACCGCATGGTGCCGCGCATGATGGACGAGGTGGCGGGAGGAATGCTCAAGCGCTGGTGCGAGGCCAAGGGCGTGCGCGTCCTGACCGGCACCGCCATCCGCCGCATCGCCAAGGCCGCCAGCCCCGCCGCCGAGGCCCGCGATTCCCTGGTGGTGGAGCTGTCGGACGGGTCCAGCCTGCCGGCCCATCTGGTGGTGGTCTCGGCGGGCGTGCGCTCCAACACCGAAATTCTGGCCGGTTCCGGCATCGATCTCGATCACGGCATCCTGGTCAACGACCACATGCGCACCAGCTTGGCCGAAATCTATGCGGCGGGCGACGTGGCCCAGGGGCGCGACTTCATCTCGGGCGAGGCCCATGTCCACGCCATCCAGATCACGGCCGCCGCCCATGGCCGCGTCGCCGCCCACAACATGACCGGCAACGACCAGGCCTATCACGGCTCGCTCAACATGAACGTGCTGGACACCCTGGGCCTGATCACCTGTTCATTCGGGGCGTGGCAGGGCAATGGCGGCGATTGCGCCCGGCTGGTGGACGAGGCGGGCTTCCGCTATCTCCGCCTGGAATTCGACGGGGCCGGCGACGTGGTGATCGGCGCCCAGGCGGTGGGCACCACCGACCATGTGGGAGCGCTGCGCGGCCTGATCCAAAGCAAGCGCCGCCTGGGCGCCATGAAGGAGAAACTGCTGGCCGATCCCGCCCGCTTCATGACCGGATTCGTCCAGACCCTGCATCGTTGA
- a CDS encoding aldehyde ferredoxin oxidoreductase family protein codes for MSWTGKFLRVDLSKGTVKAEELNREWTRQYLGQRGLATKYFTEEVDPKVDPLSPANKLIFTTGPLTGTAASTGGRYSVVTKGPLTGCIACSNSGGFFGNELKNAGWDMIIVEGRSPKPVYLSVENETVEIRDASDFWGKTVWETENGLKARHQDPMLRVASIGAAGEKGVLYACIVNDLHRAAGRSGVGAVMGSKHLKAVAVRGTRGVTVKDPDRFIKAATEQKKVLADNAVTGQGLPKYGTQVLMNVINEIGAMPTRNSRDVQFEGAHKISAEAMHEPRLSDGKTNLATNGACFGCTIACGRISRMDPGHFSIASRPQYKEPSGGLEYEAAWALGSACGVDDIEACTFANFMCNEHGIDPISFGSTLAAAMELYEMGVLTKEQTGGIDLKFGSAEALVKAAELTGKGEGFGLELGQGSRRLTAKYGQPDLSMTVKGQEFPAYDPRGIQGMGLTYATSNRGACHLRSYTVASEVLGIPFKTDPLATEGKAGLVKAFQDATAAFDASGICIFTTFAWSLENLAPQLDAACEGSWTPEVLLEVGERIWTLERQFNLAAGMTAADDTLPKRLLKDAAKTGPAKGLASGLDKMLPEYYQLRGWTPDGVPTAETLKRLHLA; via the coding sequence ATGAGCTGGACCGGCAAGTTTCTCCGCGTCGATCTTTCCAAGGGCACCGTCAAGGCCGAGGAGCTGAACCGCGAGTGGACGCGGCAGTACCTGGGCCAGCGCGGACTGGCCACCAAGTACTTCACCGAGGAGGTCGATCCCAAGGTCGATCCCCTGTCGCCCGCCAACAAGCTGATCTTCACCACCGGGCCGCTGACGGGGACCGCCGCCTCCACCGGCGGGCGCTATTCCGTGGTGACCAAGGGGCCGCTGACGGGCTGCATCGCCTGCTCCAATTCCGGCGGCTTCTTCGGCAACGAGCTGAAGAACGCCGGCTGGGACATGATCATCGTCGAGGGCCGCTCGCCCAAGCCCGTCTACCTCTCGGTCGAGAACGAGACCGTGGAGATCCGCGACGCCTCGGACTTCTGGGGCAAGACGGTGTGGGAGACCGAGAACGGCCTGAAGGCCCGGCACCAGGACCCCATGCTGCGCGTCGCCTCCATCGGCGCCGCCGGCGAGAAGGGCGTGCTCTACGCCTGCATCGTCAACGACCTGCACCGCGCCGCCGGGCGCTCGGGCGTCGGCGCGGTGATGGGCTCCAAGCACCTGAAGGCCGTCGCGGTGCGCGGCACCAGGGGCGTCACCGTCAAGGACCCCGACCGCTTCATCAAGGCCGCCACCGAGCAGAAGAAGGTGCTGGCCGACAACGCCGTCACCGGCCAGGGCCTGCCCAAATACGGCACCCAGGTGCTGATGAACGTCATCAACGAGATCGGCGCCATGCCGACCCGCAATTCCCGCGACGTGCAGTTCGAGGGCGCCCACAAGATCTCGGCCGAGGCCATGCACGAGCCGCGGCTTTCCGATGGCAAGACCAACCTGGCCACCAACGGCGCCTGCTTCGGCTGCACCATCGCCTGCGGCCGCATCTCGCGCATGGATCCCGGCCACTTCTCCATCGCGTCGCGGCCCCAGTACAAGGAGCCCTCGGGCGGCCTGGAATACGAGGCGGCCTGGGCGCTGGGCTCGGCCTGCGGCGTGGACGACATCGAGGCCTGCACCTTCGCCAACTTCATGTGCAACGAGCACGGCATCGACCCCATTTCCTTCGGCTCGACCCTGGCGGCGGCCATGGAACTGTACGAGATGGGCGTGCTGACCAAGGAGCAGACCGGCGGCATCGACCTGAAATTCGGCTCGGCCGAGGCCCTGGTCAAGGCGGCCGAGCTGACCGGCAAGGGCGAGGGCTTCGGCCTGGAACTGGGCCAGGGCTCCAGGCGGCTGACCGCCAAATACGGACAGCCCGACCTGTCCATGACGGTCAAGGGCCAGGAATTCCCCGCCTATGATCCGCGCGGCATCCAGGGCATGGGGCTGACCTACGCCACCTCCAATCGCGGCGCCTGTCACCTGCGCTCCTATACCGTGGCGTCGGAAGTGCTGGGCATTCCCTTCAAGACCGATCCCCTGGCCACCGAGGGCAAGGCGGGCCTGGTCAAGGCGTTCCAGGACGCCACCGCGGCCTTCGACGCGTCGGGCATCTGCATCTTCACCACCTTCGCCTGGAGCCTGGAGAATCTGGCCCCCCAGCTGGACGCCGCCTGCGAAGGAAGCTGGACGCCCGAAGTCCTGCTGGAGGTGGGCGAGCGCATCTGGACGCTGGAACGCCAGTTCAATCTGGCGGCCGGCATGACGGCCGCCGACGACACCCTGCCCAAGCGCCTTTTGAAGGACGCGGCCAAGACCGGCCCGGCCAAGGGGCTGGCCTCCGGGCTCGACAAGATGCTGCCCGAATACTACCAGCTGCGCGGCTGGACGCCGGACGGCGTGCCCACCGCCGAAACCCTGAAGCGCCTGCATCTGGCTTGA
- a CDS encoding 4Fe-4S dicluster domain-containing protein, with protein sequence MEKSLLIQPAKCTGCRQCEMACSFEKERSFNPSRSRIRVFDIHSEARFVPYTCTQCAQAWCLQACPVDAIKIDAATKAKVVNDNTCVGCKVCTIACPFGTINYVADSGKVAKCDLCGGDPACAKACPTGAITYVDAEQTGYDKMRAWAVKTDTQSHAHA encoded by the coding sequence ATGGAGAAGTCGCTGCTCATTCAACCGGCCAAATGCACCGGCTGCCGCCAGTGCGAAATGGCCTGCTCGTTCGAGAAGGAACGAAGCTTCAACCCGTCCAGGTCGCGCATCCGCGTCTTCGACATCCATTCCGAGGCGCGCTTCGTCCCCTATACCTGCACCCAATGCGCCCAGGCCTGGTGCCTGCAGGCCTGTCCGGTGGACGCCATCAAAATCGATGCCGCCACCAAGGCCAAGGTGGTCAACGACAACACCTGCGTGGGCTGCAAGGTCTGCACCATCGCCTGCCCCTTCGGCACCATCAACTACGTGGCCGACAGCGGCAAGGTGGCCAAGTGCGATCTGTGCGGCGGCGATCCCGCCTGCGCCAAGGCCTGTCCCACCGGGGCCATCACCTATGTGGATGCCGAGCAGACCGGCTATGACAAGATGCGCGCCTGGGCGGTGAAGACCGACACCCAGTCGCACGCCCACGCCTGA
- a CDS encoding methyl-accepting chemotaxis protein, translated as MLASLRRRIATLGIVPRIMALAVSGVLLLGISVTLLSRTLLHASAVDAARERVDTNMKVAWDALKAKGATFSIADGKILAGEHVLNGNFEVVDKVKTLVGGTATVFMGDTRVTTNVIKADGTRAIGTQLAKTAAYDSVFNKKTPFRGEVEILGEPYMTAYDPILDSGGNVIGVLYVGIKKAEFLTAANRTLVSMVAATVLVGLLTIMVSWIIARRNLALPLKRSISAMRELADGNLAVDIRHTSRQDEIGEMIRALEIFKENGLARQRLEAAQAAEQTARNRRQEAIERLTADFNTSVFAVLQGVTATAHQLRDSAQSMTTVAEDTSRQSTVVAAAAEQASVNVETVAAAAEELAASEQEIARQVANSSEISRRAAEEAERVNGIVLSLSQATSRIGEVVTLINDIASQTNLLALNATIEAARAGDAGKGFAVVANEVKNLANQTAKATDDIVAQINSVQAVTRDAVSAIGGIGHTISSITESASAIAAAVEEQTAATGEIARNVQQASSGTREVTSSITLVNEGAATTGGAAHQLLGSADELSRQSDQLASEVRDFLTAIKTAGDRRHALRRSCRTSIQVQVGATPRATVTMVDVSQNGCRIDTMLPQPIGSQVEITIDNVPVKARIVGAENNATRFQFAMDAATQDRLEGTLTRIAA; from the coding sequence ATGCTCGCTTCGCTTCGCCGTCGCATCGCCACCTTGGGGATCGTTCCCCGCATCATGGCCCTGGCCGTATCGGGGGTCCTGCTTCTGGGAATAAGCGTCACCCTGCTGAGCCGGACACTGCTGCACGCCAGCGCCGTCGACGCGGCGCGCGAGCGGGTGGACACCAACATGAAGGTGGCCTGGGACGCGCTGAAGGCCAAGGGCGCCACCTTCTCCATCGCCGACGGCAAGATCCTGGCGGGCGAGCACGTGCTCAACGGCAATTTCGAGGTGGTCGACAAGGTCAAGACGCTGGTTGGCGGCACCGCCACGGTGTTCATGGGCGACACCCGCGTCACCACCAACGTCATCAAGGCCGATGGAACCCGCGCGATCGGTACTCAGTTGGCCAAGACCGCCGCCTATGATTCGGTGTTCAACAAGAAGACTCCCTTCCGCGGCGAGGTGGAAATCCTGGGCGAGCCCTACATGACCGCCTACGACCCCATCCTCGATTCCGGCGGCAACGTCATCGGCGTGCTCTATGTGGGCATCAAGAAGGCCGAATTCCTGACCGCCGCCAACCGCACCCTGGTCTCCATGGTGGCCGCCACCGTCCTGGTGGGGCTGCTGACCATCATGGTCAGCTGGATCATCGCCCGGCGCAACCTGGCCCTGCCGCTCAAGCGCAGCATTTCCGCCATGCGCGAGCTGGCCGACGGCAATCTGGCGGTGGACATCCGCCACACCAGCCGCCAGGACGAGATCGGCGAGATGATCCGGGCGCTGGAAATCTTCAAGGAGAACGGCCTGGCCCGCCAGCGCCTGGAGGCCGCCCAGGCCGCCGAACAGACCGCCCGCAACCGCCGCCAGGAGGCCATCGAGCGCCTGACCGCCGACTTCAACACCAGCGTCTTCGCCGTGCTGCAGGGCGTCACCGCCACCGCCCACCAGCTGCGCGATTCCGCCCAGTCCATGACCACGGTGGCCGAGGACACCTCGCGTCAGTCCACCGTGGTGGCCGCCGCCGCCGAGCAGGCCTCGGTCAACGTCGAGACGGTGGCCGCCGCCGCCGAGGAGCTGGCCGCTTCCGAGCAGGAGATCGCCCGCCAGGTGGCCAATTCCAGCGAGATCTCGCGCCGCGCCGCCGAGGAGGCCGAGCGGGTCAACGGCATCGTGCTGTCGCTGTCGCAGGCCACCTCGCGCATCGGCGAGGTGGTGACCCTGATCAACGACATCGCGTCCCAGACCAACCTGCTGGCGCTCAACGCCACCATCGAGGCGGCGCGCGCCGGCGATGCCGGCAAGGGCTTCGCCGTGGTGGCCAACGAGGTGAAGAACCTCGCCAACCAGACCGCCAAGGCCACCGACGACATCGTCGCCCAGATCAATTCGGTGCAGGCGGTGACCCGTGACGCGGTGTCCGCCATCGGCGGCATCGGCCACACCATCTCCAGCATCACCGAAAGCGCCTCGGCCATCGCCGCGGCGGTGGAGGAGCAGACCGCCGCCACCGGCGAGATCGCCCGCAACGTCCAGCAGGCCTCCAGCGGCACCCGCGAGGTCACCTCCTCCATCACCCTGGTCAACGAGGGCGCCGCCACCACCGGCGGCGCTGCCCATCAGTTGCTGGGCAGCGCCGACGAATTGTCACGCCAGTCCGATCAGCTGGCCTCGGAGGTGCGGGATTTCCTTACCGCCATCAAGACCGCCGGCGACCGCCGCCACGCCCTGCGCCGCTCGTGTCGCACCTCCATCCAGGTGCAGGTCGGCGCCACGCCGCGCGCCACCGTCACCATGGTGGACGTCTCCCAGAACGGCTGCCGCATCGACACGATGCTGCCCCAGCCCATCGGCAGCCAGGTGGAGATCACCATCGACAACGTCCCGGTGAAGGCCCGGATCGTGGGAGCGGAAAACAACGCCACCCGCTTCCAGTTCGCCATGGACGCCGCCACCCAGGACCGGCTCGAGGGAACCCTGACCCGAATCGCCGCCTGA
- a CDS encoding glycosyltransferase has protein sequence MRREDGVKGTDGRPPLQLDTGISRIMRLSGFVVLLLIVLGNLGFWAMMNRPQSGLPWSGTLNSVSFSPGRADDDPTIVRKLPYMDEWLLPTRAEMDEDLAMLAGKVHQVRTYSTLEGLDQVPELAAKYGLKALPGAWLDERLGRNEVELANIVRIARDNPNVDRVIIGNENLTLHRLSPDQMIRYLRRARALLPDRVKISTAEAWAIWLDYPELAREVDFITIHTLPFWEPGGVHIENALDFTKRMVRDVKAQYPDKPIFIGEVGWPSAGRNYGVSEPSLINQAMFLRNFVNWAHEEKLDYNIVEAFDQPWKVNLDNTASEKHWGIYTVERKPKFSWINPVLEFEEWPVQAITATLIALLPVVWFLGKWKTLRLPGKIFFALLVQFASTLLIWTMSTPVIRDVSPGTGLMLGLMLPAQLLLLIVVLIAGIEVTELTWASKFKRRFTALPPDHIKRFPKVSIHLPCYNEPPAMVKLTIDSLMALDYPNFEIIVLDNNTKKEEVWRPVEEYCKSLGEKVKFYHLAPWPGAKAGALNFGLTVTDPEAEIIGVVDSDYIVDKNWLRGLVPYFEDPKVGHVQAPQDHREWEHDLFKEMINWEYAGFFDIGMVFRNEADAIIQHGTMTLVRKKTLEDAGRWGEWCIVEDAELGLRMMKAGYSSVYVQDRLGHGLVPDSFMAYKKQRFRWAYGAVQILKAHWRSLIPFKDTGLTTGQKYHFVAGWLPWFADAFYLLFCVASLAWSLGMILSPRYFSTPLPFFTLPTVGVFVAKIFHHFFLYSNRVDCGFKRRGLAAIAGMGLTYSIAWAMWQGIFTKSTPFMRTPKMANKAAFTQGFLMASSEAILALLHYVAAIAVLIPRNNFTDPDVRIWSLTLVVQAMPFLAALVASLISVMPSNGPEHPAHSLSDAKPEAAS, from the coding sequence GTGCGCCGTGAGGACGGGGTCAAGGGCACGGACGGAAGGCCGCCCCTGCAACTCGATACGGGTATCTCGCGCATCATGCGTCTTTCCGGCTTCGTGGTTCTGCTCCTGATCGTTCTGGGCAATCTCGGCTTCTGGGCGATGATGAATCGCCCCCAGAGCGGCCTGCCCTGGTCCGGCACCCTCAATTCCGTCTCGTTCAGCCCGGGACGCGCCGACGACGACCCCACCATCGTGCGCAAGCTGCCCTACATGGACGAGTGGCTGCTGCCCACCCGGGCCGAGATGGACGAGGACCTGGCCATGCTGGCCGGCAAGGTCCATCAGGTCCGCACCTACTCCACCCTGGAAGGCCTGGACCAGGTGCCCGAGCTGGCCGCCAAGTACGGCCTGAAGGCCCTGCCCGGCGCCTGGCTGGACGAACGCCTGGGCCGCAACGAGGTCGAGCTGGCCAACATCGTGCGCATCGCGCGGGACAATCCCAATGTCGACCGGGTGATCATCGGCAACGAAAACCTGACCCTGCACCGGCTGTCACCGGACCAGATGATCCGCTACCTGCGCCGCGCCCGCGCCCTGCTGCCCGACAGGGTGAAGATCAGCACCGCCGAGGCCTGGGCCATCTGGCTGGATTATCCCGAACTGGCCCGCGAGGTGGATTTCATCACCATCCACACCCTGCCCTTCTGGGAACCCGGCGGCGTCCACATCGAGAACGCGCTGGACTTCACCAAGCGCATGGTCAGGGACGTCAAGGCCCAGTATCCCGACAAGCCCATCTTCATCGGCGAAGTCGGCTGGCCGTCGGCGGGGCGCAATTACGGCGTCTCGGAACCGTCGCTGATCAACCAGGCCATGTTCCTCAGGAACTTCGTCAACTGGGCGCACGAGGAGAAGCTCGACTACAACATCGTCGAGGCCTTCGACCAGCCCTGGAAGGTGAACCTGGACAACACCGCGTCGGAAAAGCACTGGGGCATCTACACCGTCGAACGTAAGCCCAAGTTCAGCTGGATCAATCCGGTGCTGGAGTTCGAGGAATGGCCGGTCCAGGCCATCACCGCCACCCTGATCGCCCTGCTGCCCGTCGTCTGGTTCCTGGGCAAGTGGAAGACGCTGCGCCTGCCCGGCAAGATCTTCTTCGCCCTCTTGGTGCAGTTCGCCTCCACCCTTCTGATCTGGACCATGTCGACGCCCGTGATCCGCGACGTGTCGCCCGGCACCGGGCTGATGCTGGGACTGATGCTGCCGGCCCAGCTGTTGCTGCTGATCGTGGTGCTGATCGCCGGCATCGAGGTGACCGAGCTCACCTGGGCCAGCAAGTTCAAGCGCCGCTTCACCGCGCTGCCGCCCGATCACATCAAGCGCTTCCCCAAGGTCTCCATCCACCTGCCGTGCTACAACGAGCCGCCGGCCATGGTGAAGCTGACCATCGACAGCCTGATGGCGCTGGACTACCCCAACTTCGAAATCATCGTGTTGGACAACAACACCAAGAAGGAGGAGGTCTGGCGCCCCGTCGAGGAGTACTGCAAGTCCCTGGGCGAGAAAGTGAAGTTCTACCATCTGGCGCCTTGGCCCGGCGCCAAGGCGGGCGCCCTGAACTTCGGCCTCACCGTCACCGACCCCGAGGCCGAGATCATCGGCGTGGTGGATTCCGACTACATCGTCGACAAGAACTGGCTGCGCGGTCTGGTCCCCTATTTCGAGGACCCCAAGGTCGGCCACGTCCAGGCGCCCCAGGATCACCGCGAATGGGAACACGACCTGTTCAAGGAGATGATCAACTGGGAATATGCCGGCTTCTTCGACATCGGCATGGTGTTCCGGAACGAGGCCGACGCCATCATCCAGCACGGCACCATGACCCTGGTGCGCAAGAAGACGCTGGAGGATGCCGGGCGCTGGGGCGAGTGGTGCATCGTCGAGGACGCCGAGCTGGGCCTGCGCATGATGAAGGCGGGCTATTCCTCGGTCTACGTCCAGGACCGCCTGGGCCATGGGCTGGTGCCGGATTCCTTCATGGCCTACAAGAAGCAGCGCTTCCGCTGGGCCTATGGCGCGGTGCAGATCCTCAAGGCCCACTGGCGCTCGCTGATTCCCTTCAAGGACACCGGCCTGACCACGGGACAGAAGTACCACTTCGTGGCCGGCTGGCTGCCGTGGTTCGCCGACGCCTTCTACCTGCTCTTCTGCGTGGCGTCGCTGGCCTGGTCGCTGGGCATGATCCTGTCGCCCCGCTATTTCAGCACCCCCCTGCCCTTCTTCACCCTGCCCACCGTGGGCGTATTCGTGGCGAAGATCTTCCACCACTTCTTCCTCTACTCGAACCGGGTGGATTGCGGCTTCAAGCGTCGGGGCCTGGCGGCCATCGCCGGCATGGGCCTCACCTATTCCATCGCCTGGGCCATGTGGCAGGGCATCTTCACCAAGTCCACGCCCTTCATGCGTACGCCCAAGATGGCCAACAAGGCGGCCTTCACCCAGGGCTTCCTGATGGCGTCGTCGGAAGCGATCCTGGCCCTGCTGCATTACGTCGCCGCCATCGCCGTCTTGATCCCCAGGAACAACTTCACCGACCCCGACGTGCGCATCTGGTCGCTGACCCTGGTGGTGCAGGCCATGCCGTTCCTGGCGGCGCTGGTGGCCTCGCTGATCAGCGTCATGCCCTCGAACGGCCCCGAGCACCCCGCCCACAGCCTCAGCGACGCCAAGCCCGAAGCGGCGTCATAG